A genomic window from Sporosarcina sp. Marseille-Q4063 includes:
- a CDS encoding aldo/keto reductase: MQLITLNNGLEVPQLGFGVWKVPDEEAESAVGQAINAGYRLIDTAKIYRNEVGVGKALATTNVSREDLFITTKLWNADQGYESTLKAFDESLEKLGLDYVDRYLIHWPTPKYDQYVETYKALETIYKEGRAKAIGVCNFDIEHLQRILNECEVVPAVNQVECHPYLQQKELKEFCKEHGIVLEAYSPLMNGTKVLHDPVIQEIASEHDKTPAQVILRWHLQSDVIAIPKTVTPSRMEENIDVFDFELSTADLDQIASLDRNERHNAVPIEMNNR, translated from the coding sequence ATGCAATTAATAACGTTAAACAATGGTCTTGAAGTTCCGCAGCTTGGTTTCGGAGTGTGGAAAGTTCCGGATGAAGAAGCAGAGAGCGCGGTAGGACAGGCAATAAATGCAGGTTATCGTTTAATCGATACCGCAAAAATTTATAGGAATGAAGTCGGTGTTGGAAAAGCGCTGGCCACTACCAATGTGTCGCGCGAGGATTTATTCATCACGACGAAGCTTTGGAATGCTGATCAAGGATATGAAAGTACATTAAAAGCATTCGACGAAAGCCTTGAAAAACTCGGTCTTGATTACGTGGACCGTTATTTAATCCATTGGCCAACCCCAAAGTATGATCAATATGTGGAAACATACAAAGCATTGGAAACGATATATAAAGAAGGTCGTGCAAAAGCGATTGGCGTTTGTAACTTCGACATCGAGCATTTACAGCGAATCTTGAACGAATGTGAAGTTGTGCCGGCTGTGAACCAAGTGGAATGCCACCCGTATTTACAGCAAAAAGAACTCAAGGAATTTTGTAAAGAACACGGCATTGTGCTTGAAGCATATAGCCCATTAATGAACGGCACGAAGGTATTGCATGATCCCGTGATTCAAGAAATCGCAAGCGAGCACGACAAAACACCAGCTCAAGTAATTCTACGTTGGCATCTTCAATCAGACGTCATTGCGATTCCTAAAACGGTTACACCATCACGAATGGAAGAAAATATAGATGTATTTGATTTTGAATTAAGCACTGCAGATTTGGATCAAATTGCATCACTAGACCGCAACGAGCGTCATAATGCTGTTCCTATCGAGATGAATAATCGGTAA